The DNA region TGGTCTGGCGCTATGGGCTTGCGCTCAATGGCGGGCAGATGGCGGTGCCCGAGCAGATCGACCGCATGATATCGTCTGCCGTCATGGCGGCCGAGCGGTTCTATCCGGCCTTCCAGCTGGTGTCCTGGGGCGACCAGACACCTGCAGCGGCGATGCAGGTTGCCATTGCCGAGGCCTACGGGCGCGCATAACCTCCCGCGGCAAAGCGGGGTAACCATGCAACTGGAACAGATCAACCGCCGGGGGCTTGTGCTTCTTGGCTGCGGCAAGATGGGCTCTGCCATGCTGGAAGGCTGGCTGTCGCGCGGGCTTGCGTTGAACGCGACCTGGGTGAACGACCCAAACCCATCGCCCTGGCTGAAGGGCCTGGCCAATCGTGGCCTGCGCTTGAACGCGGACCTGCCCGAAAATCCCGCCGTGGCGCTGATTGCCGTCAAGCCGCAGATGATGGGCGAGGCGCTGCCGGCGCTGCGGTCGTACGGCGGCGGCGACACATTGGTGATGACGGTGGCTGCGGGCACCACGATTGCCACATATGAATCAGTGCTGGGCCAGGCCACGCGGATCGTGCGCGCCATGCCGAACACCCCGGCAGCGGTCGGGCGGGGCATCACGGCGATCATCGGCAACGCGCAGGCCACGGCAGAGGATCTGGATCTGGCCGAGGCGCTGTTGTCGGCGGTCGGGCAGGTGGTGCGCCTGGAGGGCGAGCACCAGATGGATGCGGTGACGGCCGTTTCCGGCTCGGGCCCGGCCTATGTGTTCCACCTGATCGAGGCGCTGGCCGCGGCAGGCGAGGCCGAGGGTCTGCCGGCCGACCTGTCGATGCAACTGGCCCGAGCGACCGTGTGCGGTGCGGGGGAGCTGGCCGCGCGCTCACCCGAAACGGCGGCGCAGCTGCGCATCAACGTGACCTCGCCGGGGGGGACGACCGCCGCGGCGCTTGGCGTTCTGATGGATGCGGAATCGGGCTTTCCGGCCCTGTTGCGCCGCGCCGTCCATGCGGCGGCGGAACGCGGGCGGGAGCTGGGCAAGTGACCATCACTTATGACGATTTTGCGCGGGTGGACATCCGCGTGGGCACCATCACGCGCGCTGAACCTTTCCCCGAGGCGCGCAAGCCCGCCATCAAGCTGTGGGTGGATTTCGGTGGCGATCTGGGCGAGAAGCGGTCGTCGGCCCAGATCACCCGGCACTATGCACCGGACACGCTGGTGGGTCGCAAGGTTCTGGCTGTGGTGAACTTTCCACCGCGCCAGATCGGCAAGGTGATGTCGGAAGTGCTGGTGCTGGGAGTTCCCGATGAAGCGGGCGAGGTCGTGCTGATCCGCCCCGATTTCGACGTGCCGGATGGAGGGCGCCTTTTTTGACCCAGTCGCTGCTGATCACCCGCCGCCTGCCCGACCGGGTTCTGGCCGCTGCCGGCGCCCGTTTCGACGTGACGCTGCGCGACGAGACCAAGCCCTTGACCCAGCGGGAGTTGCGCGCCGCGCTGACCGAGTTCGACGCGGTGCTGCCCACTTTGGGCGACCGTTTTGACGCCGCGCTGTTCGCCGAGGTGGGCAAGCCGCGCTGCGGGATTCTTGCGAACTTCGGCGTGGGCTACAACCATATCGACGCGGTGGCCGCCAAGGCCGCGGGCGTTGCGGTGACGAACACGCCGGGTGCGGTGACAGATGCCACGGCCGATGTGGCGCTGACTCTGATCCTGATGACGGCACGGCGCGCCGGCGAGGCCGAGCGCATCCTGCGGGCCGGCAAGTGGGAAGGCTGGGGACCGGTGCAGATGCTTGGTACCCATGTGACGGGCAAGCGCGTGGGCATCGTCGGCATGGGCCGCATCGGCAAGGCCATCGCGCGGCGCTGTCATTACGGCTTTGGCATGGACGTGGTCTTTGCCAACCGATCGACAGTGGACGATCCGGGCCTTCCGGCGCGCCAGGTGCCGCTGGCCGAGGCGATGGCGGCCGATTTCGTAGTGGTCGCCGTGCCGGGCAGCCCGGCCACGCATCACCTGATCAATGCGGCGGCCTTCGCGGCCATGAAGTCCGAGGGCATCTTCGTCAACATCTCGCGCGGGGATGTGGTGGACGAGGCGGCGCTGATCGCGGCGCTGCGCGCGGGCCAGATCAAGGGCGCGGGGCTTGACGTCTATGAGTTCGAGCCCAAGGTACCGACCGAACTCGTGGCGATGGAGAATGTCACGTTGCTGCCCCATATCGGGACCGCCGCGCTGGAAGTACGCGAGGCCATGGGCTTGATGGCGGTGGACAATCTGGTGGCCCACCTGGAAGGACGGCCGCTGCCCAACGCGGTCTAGCCGAGGTCCCTGGCGCGTCTTCGCGCAATTTGACGGAACTGCCATCGAACTGCCGCTCCTCCGTCGTGGAATGGCGCTTTGCATCCTGCATGCCCGAACCATGATGCGCGGAGGCAGAAAGATGGGGCAGGGCGGGTTACCGCCGGTCGGGCTGGGCCTGACGACGCCCGTGGCGACCCCGACGGGTTGGCGTCCCGCGGGAGAGATCGCGCCGGGTGACCTGCTTTTCACGATGGATGCTGGGGCGGTCGCGGTGACCGGGGTGGAGCGGATCGACCTTGCCGCGCGCGTCCGCGCGGTGCGCGTGCCCTCCTGGGCGCTTGGCAACCGGCGCGGGGTCTCTCTGGCGCCTGGGCAGGGTATTCTGCTGCACGAGCCGCTTGCGGAAGAGCTCTACGCCGATCCCTTCGCGGTGCTGCCGATCGGTGCGCTGGTCGGATGGCGCGGCATCGTCGCCCTGCCGCATGGCGCCGTGCCGATGGTCCTGCCGCGCTTTCGCGCGCCGCAGGTGATCTATGCGGCGCGCGAGCTTCTGGTGGCCTGCCCGGGCGAGGGTCCGGCGCAAGCCCTTTCGCCCGTTCCTTTCCCCGCCGATCAGGCGCGGCACCTGGCCCTGTGCCTAATGGCACAGGACCTGGGCACCGCGCTGGCCGCGGGTCAGGCCGCGGCGGGGACGATGCCGTCGTAGAAGCGTCCGCCGCTGGCCGCCATGTCGCGCAGGCTTTGCGTCGCCTTGAAGCGGGGGCCATGTGCGGCCTCCAGCCGGTCGCACAGCGTGACCGCCGCGGCAGCGCCCGTGATGTCCAGCCAGCCGAAGGGGCCGCCCGACCAGGGTGCGAAGCCCCAGCCGAGGATGGCGCCCACATCGCCCTCGCGGATGTCGGTCAACACGCCCTCGTCCTGTGCGCGCACCGCTTCCAGCACCTGCACCAGCACCAGGCGGTTCTTCACCTCTTCGACATCCGGCTGCGCGGCCTTGACCGGCCATTCCGCGCCAAGGCCATCCCACAGGCCCTGCCTCTTTCCAGCCTCGTCATAAGCGTAGAAGCCTGCCTTGGCCTTGCGCCCCATGCGGCCCAGTTCGGCCATGCGGAACAGCACCGCATCTACCGCGCCATCGGGATAGGCGTCGCCCATCGCGGCGCGCGTCGCCTTCGCGATCTTGACGCCCAGGTCGATCGAGGTCTCGTCCACCAGCTGCAGCGGCCCGACAGGCATCCCCAAAAGCTTCGCCGCATTCTCCACCAGAGCCGGCGAGACGCCTTCGGCCACCATGCGGATGCCCTCGTTGATGTAGGGGATGATGCAGCGGTTGGCATAGAAGAACCGAGCGTCGTTCACGACGATCGGCGTCTTGCGAAGCTGGCGCACGAAGTCCAGCGCCTTGGCCACGGCGCGGGGACCGGTTGCCTTGCCCTTGATGATCTCGACCAGCGCCATCTTCTCGACCGGCGAGAAGAAGTGGATGCCGATATAGGCATCTGGGCGGGTGCTGGCCTTCGCCAAGCCGGAGATCGGCAGGGTCGAGGTGTTGGTGGCGATGATGCAATCGGGGCCGACGACGGCCTCGATCCTGGCGGTCACATCGGCCTTGATCTTCGGATCTTCGAACACCGCTTCCACCACCAGGTCGCAGCCCGCCAGCGCCGCGTAATCCGCCCCCGCCGCGATGCGCGCCAAGAGCTCATCCCGTGCCGCAGCACTGCCCTTGCCGCGGGAGATGTCCTTGTCGATGCCGGCGGCGATGCCGGCCTTGCCGCGTTCGGCCGCCTCGGCGCTGGCATCCAGCAGCACCACCTGCATGCCGGCCTTGGCCGCCACATGGGCAATGCCTGCGCCCATCATGCCGGCGCCTATCACGCCCAGCTTCGCCACCTTCTGATCCTCGACCTTCGGCCGGTTCGCACCCTTCTCCAGCGCCTCTTTCGAGATGAACAGCGACCGGATCATCGCGGTGGAAGACGGGTTCAGCAGGACCGAGGTGAAGTGCCGCGCCTCGACCTTCAGTGCCGTGTCAAAGGGCACCAGCGAACCCTCGTAGGCCGCGGCCAGCAGGGCTTGCGCCGCCGGGAAGGCGCCCATCGTGCGGCCCGACACCATGGCCGAGGCGCCGACGAAGATCTCGAACCCCTGCGGCGTGTAGGGCGCGCCGCCCGGCAGCTTGAACCCCTTGCGGTCCCAGGGCTTCACGATGTCGTCGGGCTTGGCGGCCAGCACCCATTCCTTGGCCCGCTTCAGCAGGTCCTCGGGCGCCACCACCTCGTCGATCAGACCCGCCGCCAGCGCGGCCTTGGGCGCGGAGAGCTTTCCCTCCAGCAGGAAGGGCGCCGCCATCATCGCGCCCAGCTTGCGCACCAGCCGCGTCGTGCCGCCGGCGCCGGGGAAGATGCCGACCATGATCTCGGGCAGGCCGATCTTCGCCTTGGGATTGTCGGCCGCGATGATACGGTGGCAGGCCAGCGGCAGTTCGAAGCCGATGCCAAGCGCGGTTCCGGGCAGGGCGGCAACCACGGGCTTGCCGCCCTTCAGCGTCTTGGGGTCCATGCCCGCGCGCTCGATCCGGCGCAGGATGCCGTGCACGTCCATCAGCCCGGCAAAGACCGAGGCCGCCGGGCTTTCACCGCCTTCGGATTTCATCTGCGCGATGGTGTTCAGATCCATACCCCCGGCAAAGTCCGGCTTGCCCGAGGTGATGACGATGCCCTTCACCTCCGGATCGGCCAGTGCACCGGCCACCAGCGCGTCCAGTTCGGCAAAGCCGTCACGCGACATGACGTTCATCGACCGGCCCGGCACGTCCCAGGTGATGACGGCGACGCCATCGGCGTCCTTGGCAAGGGTGAAGTCTTTCATCGGTTCGTCTCCTTGGGCCAGCCGGGCAGGGGGGTGCCATCCTTGCGGGTGACATGGCGCCAGCCTGCGGCACGGCGGTAATGCAGGTCTACGTCGGGATAAGTGACTTCGTCCTCGGGCAGGCGCGCGCCCGCGACGAAATAGGTGACAGGGGCCGTGCCGTCATTGCGCAGGCAATGGCCATTGGCCACGCCTGCCGGCCAGCAGGCGCAGCCGCCGGGGCGGAGGATATGCGGGCCATCATTTTCGACCAGCGTGACCTCGCCCTCCAGAACATAGAGGAACTCGTCCTCCTCTGCGTGCCAATGCCGGTGGCTGGATTGCGCCCCCGGCATGAGCGTTTCGGTGAAGGCACCGAACTGGGTCAGCCCGCCAGCATCCGAGATCGGGTGGGCCACATAGGCGCCAAGCGCGGGCAGGCCATGTTCGCCCCCTGCCGATCCGGTCTCGCCGGGGACCGAGCCTCTGGCGAAGTAGCGTGGCTTGCGCGTGCCATCCCAAGGCTTGCCCCAGGCGGGCCGCAGACCCAGAAGCTCGGCCGGCAGGTCGCCGCCGCGCTGCCTGACGCCTGCGCTGTCCAGAAGCTCCCAGGCGGTATCGCTGTTCACGAGCTTCCAGCCCCCGTCCGGGTAGTGGCAGACGTCCCGCGCCGCGCGCGAACCGACGATCAGGAACCGCGCGGGGGCGTCCGACAGGTTCTTCACATGGTGGCCGTTCGGCTCGCCGTGCCGCCAGCAGGCGGCATCGCCGGGATGAAGCGGGTGCTCACCCTCTTCGTCCACAGCCACAACGGTGCCTTCCAGCACATACAGGAACTCGTCTTCACTCTCGTGCCAATGCCGGCGCGAGGTGACACCGCCGGGCGCCAGCACCTGCAGATAGGCGCCGAACTGCGTCAGCCCCCCGGCGTCGGACAGGTGGCAGGTCGTCACCCCTTCGACTTCCGGGTGGGTGATGGCGCGGGTCGGATCGACGATCATCTGGGTCCCGTCCAGTCGGTGCCGTCCTTGTAGGTGAAGCGGGCCTTTCCGGCCTCGATCTCCACCTTCAGGTCGACGTCGGAATAGGTCGCCACCTCGCGTTTTGCCTTGGTGCCCACCACCAGGAACTTCGCCACCTTCTCGGTGCGATTCAGGAAGTGGTGCCCGTCGGTGGACCCCGCCGGGAAGGCCGCGCAATCGCCCGGGCGCATGACGGTCTCGCCCCCGTCCTGCACCATGACGCATTCGCCTTCGGTGACCATGACGAACTCGTCCTCGGCCATGTGCCAGTGGCGCAAGGAGGACATCGCGCCCGGCTCCAGCATCACCAGGTTCACACCGAACTGCGTGAGGCCCCCGGCATCGCCGAGCCGAAGGGACGAGCGGCCCTTCACCATCGAGGCATAGGGTTCGGGATAGATCGAGCCGGTCTTCACCGGCACCTGCGACAGATCGAGCTTCGGCATCGTCAGAGCCTTTCGATGATGGTGGCGGCCCCCATGCCCGAGGCCACGCACAGCGTGGCAAGGCCGGTGGATTTGCCGGTGCGTTCCAGTTCGTCCAGAAGCGTGCCGATGATCATGGCGCCGGTCGCGCCCAGCGGGTGGCCAAGCGCGATGGCGCCGCCGTTGACGTTCACCAGCGCGGGGTCCACGCCGAAATGCTTCATGAACAGGAGCACGACCGAGGCGAAGGCCTCATTCACCTCGAACAGGTCGATGTCCGAAATCGCCATGCCAGCCTGGGCAAGCACGCGTTCGGTCACCGGAACCGGGCCGGTCAGCATGATGGTGGGCTCGGTGCCGATCTTCGCCGTCGCCCGGATGCGGGCGCGCGGCTTCAGGCCATGGGCGCGGCCGAACTCCGCCGAGCCGATCAGCAGGGCGGCGGCGCCATCGACGATGCCGCTGGAATTGCCGGCATGGTGGATGTGGTTGATGCGCTCGATCTGAGGATATTGCTGCAGCGCCACCTTGTCGAAGCCGGGCATGGTCTCGCCCATGTCCTTGAAGGCAGGCTTCAGCGCGGCCAGCGCCGCCATGTCAGTGCCGGGCCGCAGGTATTCATCGCGGTCCAGGATGGTCAGCCCGTTGCGGTCGGTCACAGGCACCACCGATTTCGCGAACCGGCCCTCGGCCTGCGCCATGGCGGCACGCCGCTGGCTTTCGACCGCCAGCCCGTCGGCATCCTCGCGCGAAAAGCCGTGCAGCGTGGCGATCAGATCGGCCGAAATGCCCTGCGGCACGAAATGGGTGCCCATGGCGAGCCGCGGGTCAACCGCGATGGCCGCCCCGTCAGAGCCCATCGCCACGCGGCTCATCATCTCGACGCCGCCCGCGATATAGCCCTCGCCCGCGCCGCCCCTGACCTGGTTCGCGGCGAGGTTCACCGCCTCCATGCCGCTTGCGCAGAAGCGGTTGATCGCCAGGCCCGGAATGCGCCGGTCCAGCCCCGACATCAGGACAGCCGAGCGCGCGAGGCAGGCGCCCTGTTCGCCCACCTGGGTGACATTGCCCCAGATCACATCCTCGACCGCATGGCCGGTCAGCCCGTTGCGCGCCGCGATCCGGTCCAGCATCTGCGCCGAAAGCGCCACCGAGGTCACTTCGTGCAGCGACCCGTCCGGGCGGCCCTTGCCCCGCGGGCTGCGGATGGCGTCATAGATGAAGGCGTCTTGCATGGTTCCTCCTCAGGCCCGGTCCGAAGGATTGCCGGGCATCAGGTCATAGGGATGTTTCCAGCCGGGCAGCGCCGCGATGCGGTTCAGCCAGGCGTCGATGTGGGGCCAGTCGGCGCGGGAAAAGCCGAAGGGTTCGGGATAGAAGAGATAGCCGCAGCAGGAGAGATCGGCGACGGTGGGGCTGGTTCCTACGATCCAGTCACGCCCCTTCAGATGTTGGTCCAGCACCATGTAGGCGGCCTTGAGGCGGCCTTGCAGAAAGGGGATCACCCCTTCCGGCCGCTTCTCGGGGGCCAGGAAATTGGCCAGGAACCGGCAGGTCCCGGCCTGGCCGGAGAGCTTGTGGTTGTCCCACAGCACCCACCGCCAGACCTCCTTCTGCTCGGCGGGCGTCGCGCCGCCCATCTGCCCGGTCTTGCCGACGAGGTGATAGAGGATGTTGCCCGACTGGGTCAGCACCTCGCCCTCGTCCACCAGCACCGGCACCTCGCCCATCTCGTTCAGCTTGCGGAACTCGGGTGTGCGCGTGGCGCCGTTGAAGAAATCGACGTAGACCGGCCGCCAGTCCTGGCCGGTCAGGTTCAGCATCAACGCCACCTTGTAGGCATTGCCGCTTTCGCCGAAGCAGTGAAGCTCCATCATTCCCGCCGGCCCTCCCAGACCTGTCGTCGGCAGCGGGGGTTTCACACCCCGTCGCCTCCGGTTCTTGAACCGATGGCGAACCATCGGCGACCCCCGTGGGATATTTGAGAACAGAAGAAGCCAGGCCGCCCGGCCCGCCTTCCTCTCTTGTCAGGACTTCCGAGCCTCCAGCTCGGAATTGAACAGCCGCAGCCGGTGGGTGAGGTTGTCCTTGTCCGTCACGCTGTCGAAATGCTCGAACAGGAAGGACAGCGCCTCGCCCTCGTCCAGCCCCGCCTCCTGCGCAAAGCGGCGCAGGCGGCGGTAGCCGTCTTCCGTCATGGCGACGGGGAAGCGGCGGGTCAGGCGAAAGCGTTTGGGCATTGCATCCTCCGGCTGGTCTTGGCGCGGAATGGTCGCGGAAATTCGCCCCCAGCCTAGAACGCCTCGGCCGACAAGGCCATAACAGGTTCGGCCCCGCTTTCGATCCGGGCCAGGTGCATCGCGCAGGCCGGCAGCTGGCGCGCCATGTAGTAGCGCCCGGTGGCGAGCTTGGTTTCCAGGAAGTCCCGGTCGCCCTGGCCCGCATCCAGCGCGGCCAGCGCAGCGGCTGCCATCTTCGTCCACATCAGCCCCAGGCAGACATGCCCGGTCAGGTGCAGGAAATCGGTCGATCCGGCCAGTGCCGCGTTCGGATCCTTCATGCCCTTTTCCATGAAGAACATCGCCGCAGCCTGAAGCTGCTTGGACGCCGTCTTCAGGGGGCCGGTGAAAGCGGCCATGCGCGGGTCGGCATCATGGGCGCGGCACTCGGCTTTCACCATCTCGAAGAAGGCCATGACGTGCTTGCCGCCGTCCGAGGCCAACTTGCGCCCCACAAGGTCCAGCGCCTGCACGCCATTCGCGCCCTCGTAGATCATGGTGATGCGGGCATCGCGGGCGAACTGGCTCATCGCATTGTCTTCGATATAGCCGTGGCCGCCCCAGATCTGCTGGGCCTGCACCGTGGCCTCGAAGCCCTTGTCGGTCAGGAAGCCTTTGATCACCGGCGTCAGCAGGCTGACCAACCCGTCGGCCTGCGCATCCTGCATCCGATGCGCCCGGTCGATGAGGCTCGCGCCCCACAGTGCCAGTGCGCGCGCGCCTTCGATGAAGCTCTTCTGGTCCATCAGTGCACGACGGATGTCGGGATGCACGATCAGCGGATCGGCAGGACCAGCGGGATTGGCCGCACCAGTGATGGCGCGGCCCTGCAGCCGTTCCTTCGCGTAGGTCACCGCCTGCTGGTAGGCCGCAACAGCCACGGCATAGCCCTGCAGGCCCACGCCAAGCCGCGCCTCGTTCATCATTGTGAACATGGCGCGCATGCCCTTGTGCAGGTCACCCAGAAGCCATCCGGTCGCGCTGTCATAGTTCATCACGCAGGTGGCATTGCCGTGGATGCCCATCTTCTCTTCCACCTTGCCGGCGGACAGCGCATTGCGGGCGCCAGGCGAGCCATCCTCGTTCACCAGGAACTTCGGCACTATGAAGAGGCTGATGCCCTTCGTTCCCTCGCCGCCGCCTGGCGCCTTGGCCAGCACCAGATGGACGATGTTCTCGGCCATGTCGTGTTCGCCGGCCGAAATGAAGATCTTGGTGCCGGTGATCCTGTAGCTGCCATCCGCCTGCGGCTCTGCCCGGGTGCGCATCTGGCCGAGGTCGGTGCCGCAATGCGGCTCGGTCAGGTTCATGGTGCCGGTCCAGTCGCCCGACACCATCTTCGGCAGCCATTTGGCCTTCTGGTCTTCCGTGCCATGCGCCCGGATCGCCGAATAGGCGCCGTGCGTCAGGCCGTAGTACATCTGCAGCGCCATGTTGGCGCTGACGAACAATTCGCCCACGGCGGTGTTCACCAGGTAAGGCAGGCCCTGTCCGCCGTGATCCACGTCACAGTCGAGGCTGGCCCAACCGCCTTCGCGGATCGCGTCATAGCCCGCCTTGAAACCTTGGGGCGTGCGCACCACGCCGTTTTCAAGCCGGCAACCTTCCTTGTCGCCGACCGCGTTCAAGGGTGCCAGCACCTCGCTGGCCAGCCGCCCCGCGCCGTCCAGCACCGCGGCGGTGAAGTCGCGGTCCAGGTCGGCATAGCCCGGAATCCCGGACTCGCTCACCTTCAGCACGTCGTGCAGCAGGAACTGCATGTCGGTCACGGGGGCGGTATAGGTCATCCGGGGCTCCTCTTCCTCGTCTTCTGTGGGTCAGGCCGCGTTGCGTGCCGGTTCGGCGACAACGGCGGCATTCTCTGCCAGTTCGCCCTTCAACTCGGCGATGGCAGTGTCCAGGGCGGCGCGCTCGGTTTCCATCTCGGCCAGCCGCTTCATCGCCAGATCATAGGCGGCGCGCTTCTGGGCCAGATCGTTTCCGTCGCGGTCATACAGATCCAGAAGCTGGCGGATGTCCTCCAGGCTGAAGCCAAAGCGCTTGCCGCGCAGGATCAGCGTCAGGCGGGCACGGTCGCGCTTGGTGAACAGCCGCTTCGTGCCTTCACGGACCGGGAACAGCAGTTCCTTGGCCTCATAGAAGCGCAGCGTCCGCGGGGTCACGTCAAAGGCGTCGCACATGGTTCGGATCGTCATCAGGTCGTTTGTCATGCTTCTTTCTCCACTCTCTCGCTTTCGGGCGAGGCGCAGATGTGAAGCTTGAACCCCGATTACCAGACCAGTTGACGTGCACGTCATCGTGACGTGACGTCAGCCCGGCGGTGACGCCCCGTCACGGCCCCTTCCGCAAGGTCATGCCGCCGCGGAAGCCGGCCTCAGTCCGCCTTGGGCAGGCGCGCAAGTTCGGCCTCGGCGGTCCCCCGCAGGGCCTGCAGGTCGGCAATCGTGGCCTCGATCTCGTCGCGCTGACGTGTCAGTTCGCCAATCTGACGGTCGGCCAGGGTGAGGAACGTCTCAAGCTGCGGCCGCGTCCCCTGTTCCTCGTAGATCAGAAGCCACTGGCGAATCTCTTCCAGACTGAAACCGAATCGGCGCCCGCGCAGGATCAGTGTCATCCGCGCAACCTCGCGCGGGCCGTAGAACCGGGCGCGGCCCTCCTTCAGCGGGGCGAGAAGTTCGATGTATTCGTAGTAGCGCAGGGTGCGCGCCGTCACGTCGAACCGCGCGCACATCTCCTTGAAGCTGATGACGTCATCCGCCATGCAACCGTCTCCCTTCCAGCCGCCCGTCCGGCCCCGGATCGGGATGGCCGGACGCACCCACGCTACGCGGGCACCGGGAAAGGGGCAACTAGTTCAGAAAGCCGGGCGCAAGGATCTGGAACCCGTAGGCCAGCACCAGCGCCGGCAGCGTCGTGAACAGGGTCGCCATCACCGCTGCCCGTGGCGCAAGGGCGATGGCGGGCAAGAGCGC from Neotabrizicola shimadae includes:
- a CDS encoding MerR family transcriptional regulator, with translation MADDVISFKEMCARFDVTARTLRYYEYIELLAPLKEGRARFYGPREVARMTLILRGRRFGFSLEEIRQWLLIYEEQGTRPQLETFLTLADRQIGELTRQRDEIEATIADLQALRGTAEAELARLPKAD